One bacterium genomic window carries:
- a CDS encoding divergent PAP2 family protein, with translation MVTAIITILQNKIFLASVLAWLIAQVLKIIIYARKNRRINFRLLLGSGGMPSSHSATVMALSTAVGKIHGWDTPLFIVTLIFAFIIMTDAVGVRRAVGQQARILNIMVDELYEKGTISERRLKELLGHTPVEVFVGAGLGILVALGITAL, from the coding sequence ATGGTAACTGCGATTATCACAATATTACAAAACAAGATATTTTTAGCGTCGGTTTTAGCCTGGTTAATTGCCCAGGTTTTAAAGATTATTATCTATGCCCGCAAGAATAGACGAATAAATTTTAGACTGCTGTTAGGTTCAGGTGGGATGCCAAGCTCTCATTCAGCAACCGTGATGGCTTTATCTACTGCTGTTGGTAAAATACACGGCTGGGATACACCACTTTTTATTGTCACTCTGATATTTGCATTTATTATTATGACCGATGCGGTTGGTGTCCGGCGAGCAGTTGGTCAACAAGCACGGATTTTAAATATTATGGTTGATGAACTTTATGAAAAAGGAACAATAAGTGAGCGGAGATTAAAGGAATTATTAGGTCATACGCCGGTAGAAGTCTTTGTCGGCGCCGGACTGGGGATATTAGTTGCCTTAGGAATTACCGCATTGTAA